The nucleotide sequence aaaagaaaaaaaagaacatCTTCGTCCTTGACGATAGGATAGGAGTATAGGACCCGAATAGACCCAATTCCCAAATGAGACCAACACCTAGCCTATTGGGCTTAAAAACACCTCATAAAAGCCCAATACAATTATAATTCCAAGTTCCAATGCAATTTCTTTTATCAAATTGGCTCATAGACATTTGATAGAAGTATAGAACCCATAAGATAAAATATAATGGCTCGTGGTTGGCTAAACCATGAGCTCACCATGCGGTGAACATCGCCCTATCTTGCGTGGTTAGGTAATTAAGCCTTTAGCTCATGTTTCAGACTACGAGCAACTGAGaagtttgcttttataaaaaacAAGCCATTGGCTAATGATATTAGCCTCCCAAACTTAGGTGTTTAAAGATTTTGTCTTTGCCATTGGACTTTATAAAATGTTTATTACTGAATTCATCAAACCAACGTATGTCATTTTAAGCATATATCTTAGGTTGTCTATGGAAGGACGCAAATAAGATTGGCAGGCAAGGCTAGGAACTTGAGCTTAAGGAACTCGAGAGATCGATTAAGAAGATGTTTTCCACTTTTGGGAAAAGTTTTTGAACCTTATTGTACTTGATATGGACTCctttatatttaatattaataattatgtAGTGTAAGAATCAAATAAAATGTGTTTTAACATACAAAATATTCTTAACATGAGaagtaaagaaaaaaaattatttttttttatcatctaCTTAAGTGTGTTGTATGACACGAACACAACAGAAAAAAATTACAGTCACaaaatattttttagattttaggATTAAAATACGTGATTAATAAGATaggaaaaaaattcaaaaaaagaaGCATTAAATAGGTTAACCTTAAATATGAGACGAACACGACCCAATTTGAAGTGTGTATGACACGAACACAAcagaaacacaaacacaaataagATATGCATGGGTCAGCTTCAGTTTCAGTTTCACTTGGTCAACAACCCGTCAATCCGAAACAATTGACAACCAATACCAGCCCCATGGGACTAGCATATGTTCTAACTTCTAATTAGGTAGTTAAGGTCACCACACCATTTTCTTTACAAGCTATGTCGGTTGCTTGTCCACTCATTTACTACATTGGTGTATTTTAAAATGTATTATCTTtctataataataaataaaaatgccGGTTGTTTGTCCACTCATTTACCACATTGGTCACCAATGTTGGCCAACAATCTGATCCTTTAAAGTATCCTTAAGTTTATTCTTCGCCTCTCTAAATATTGACCAACAATCTCTAGCCACGGTCCATCTAGATGGAAACTTAAACATCGGGTTTATCCCCATGAATATTCCCTAAATCCCTCATCTTCTACTATACTAAGGGGCTGGTTATCTTTGATGCACATTCGAGCAAGTAGAATTCTACACTCTTCCTGGCTAAATTTATAAGAAGCCAAGCTACTACTACTTTCACGAGAATTTTTAGTCTTAAAACTCAAGATTGATTGTTTCTTATCTACTTTCTTGTAAATCAGAGACTTTGAGCAAACAAACTTTAAATGATGACCTAAAGAACTCGTGCCATTCTTTTTAGAACCGGACACTAGTAAGGAGTTACAATAACGACATTTGGATTTACCTGAATCCTTATCTTCAACAAAATGGTTCCATACCCAAGATTTTTTAGCTCTACCATCTTTCTTTTGATCTACAGTTTCTTGACTTTCTTCAACATTAACAACCGGCGCGTTTGGGGATTCTTCATCAAGAGTAACAACTGGTGTTTCGCTACCAGTTGTTTCCATCTACGTTTGACAAAAAAGGTTAAATAATGAATGAAAAATAATATTATCAGTGACAAAAAAGGTCAAATAATGAATGGTAACAGACTTCTAAATTAACATAAAAACCATCAGTTTATAGAAACAATTAGTTTATTAGATTTCTGTAATAGATCTGTAATATTATGCAGATATTATGCAGCCGATACGACATACGACTAAATTAACAGAAACAATCAGTTTACGATACAGAAACAATCAGATATTATGCGGCCGATAAACAAAGGATCAGATATTATGCAGCCGATAAACAATCAGATATTATGCAGTTGCAGACTTGCAGTCGATAAATAAACAATATGTATCACAAACAGCCGATAAATAAACAATCAGATATTATGCAGTTGATTATGTGAAGATGATTATGAAGATGATTAAAGGCAAGAACATAAAACAGCCgataaataaacataaacaatcaGATATTGCAGGTATTACATAAACAATCAGATATAAAAGAAACAAAATATCGGCTGTTTATGTTTACAGTTTATCATTACGTATTGTTTCGGAAgttaaacataatcagtttatcaATACGTAATGATCAATCCGACTATTGTAAGAAACAAAACCTGGAAGCCTAGACGATGTTAGTTGAACTCTCGTTTGAAGGACGACTGAAGTTGAACTCTGTGGACGACTGGAAGGAAAACTGAAAGGACGATGTTAGAACTTTGAGCCCTAATATTAATAAGTAACCACCCCCTACGTTGGATTTTGGAATAAGGCTTTTATTTTATTGGGTTTTATTCAATGTGGTCTTTTGGTATTCCTCCAGGCTCCAGAATATAACATTGGATCGGTTATGTATATGGTTCGGTTATATGGGTCGGTTAACCACTACTTTACTAAATAGCGGGTCGGTTCGGTTATAGCGGTTATCAAAACGTACAAAATCATAACCGACCCATGGTTATCGgttttcaaaaaattaaaaaccgaCCTATCGGTTTTccattcggttcggttttttcggttattTTAGTTATGGGTCGGTTAATTTGGTTTTTTGCGCACCCCTACATTGGTGTATTTTAAAATGTATTatctttttataataataaataaaaatctttttggacatttgaaaaaaaaaaaaaaataaacgaaAAAACAATCATCATTGTTGATCTAAAATGCAACATTTCCCTCAATAATCAGCTCTCCATCAAGAATCAGCTCTCCATCTGTAAGTATTCCCCATATTTGTTCTCAAATTAAcatcatatatacatacatttacGTGTAGATCCAATcaagcgttttttttttttaatctttttgctaATTCATTCTTTTTTCTCAAACGAGACATGCTTATATTTTGATTCAGGATGAATGGATAGCTGATTATGACGATCAAGATCACGACAACATTTGAATAATGGTGATATATCTGCTGCAGGGTTATATTCATCAAACAAATGGCGAACGAAAATAGAGATATAGCCCCGGTTTTATTAAAATTCGGGGCGGCTTTGGCATTGTCTCTTGGTGGTGCTTATTACATTTTGATCATAAACAAAAGATCGAAAGCGTCTCAATCGCCACCTGATAATCGTAAACTTTCATGTTCATGCTGTTTGTTTTCCttaaaagatattttttttttttttatgtttttaatgaAGAATGTTTGTGCAGATTGCAATACGCAGGTGAATTCAAGAAGCAATCATCTCCATTTTGATCCTTCCGAAACAGATAAACATGTAAGAACCTGTTTgtataaatcattttttttatcttCATCCATTGACCGCATATCATATTAAAAAGGCTTTTCAACCGCGTAGTCatgtatttgttttactttatttattatcgtttggaatattggattttaataatctcaactatttgCCGTTGGCCGACAACAGTCCCAATTTAAAATAAACCACTAGTAGGCCCAGCTATTGACATATTGGCAACCATTGGACCATAACTAACATAActctaacgccgttagtctccggtcacCGGAAAACCGTTTTTGGCCAGATAAAGGTTTCTATAGGTCCGATCTAAGgatacaaagaggtttgggacgaaaacGTAAAAAGTTGAGTTTCCGGCTAAAAAGTTGAGTTTCCGGCCACAAAGAAGTTTTTCGGTGACTTAaataattggggcttttactagaaaaagattcctaaaggtccgtaataaggttacaaagaggtttgggacgaaaataTTGAGTTTTCTGGCCAAATATGAGTTTTCCGGCGATCaaagactaacggcgttagggttctgttagtcagggtccattagtggccaatatgtcaatagttgggactgccagtggttatttttgaagttgggactgttggcggccaacggcgaatagttgggattaCTAAAATCCAATATTGcttattgttttttattattgtatgatTGTACGGTAAAAAAAATTTGGGATACCCCTTAACTAATGGGCTAGCTCCACCACTGGTCAACGACAAGTTATCATTATTTATGTGACCGGACCCTGgtggaaaaaaaaaatcatgggtcCGTCACTGTCAACAAGATTTTTGTTCTTGAGAATTTTGGTTTCTGTATGGTGCAGGAGGAGTTGCATCAATCAAACAACACGGAATTTCAATGCGAAAACATGGAATCCCCCAAAGGATATTCGCGTGCCGAGAAGGATAAACATGAGCAAGAGATTAAGAGCCTAAGAAACACGGTCAGAATCCTTAAAGAAAGAGAGAACAACTTAGAGATCGAGTTACTTGAATACTATGGTCTAAAAGAGCAAGAAAGTGCAGTCATGGAGCTTCAAAACCGTCTTAAATTGAATAACATCGAAGCTAAATTCTTCGAGCTAAAAATCGAGTCATTACAGGCTGATATCAAAAGATTTGAGGAACAAATGGCTGACTACAAGAAAGTTACAGCAGATCTTGAAGCCGCACGAGCCAAAATAAAGACGCTAAAAAAGAAGATTAAATCCGAATCCGAACAGAATCAAAAACAAATTCTGGATTTCCAACAAGAAGTTCAGAAAATGCAGGAAGACGAACACAAGATTGCATCAGAACTCGAAGAATTGAGAAAATCGAATCATGATTTGGAGGTTGAAAACACGGATTTGGCTCATAGATTAGACTGTGTTCAAATTCTTGCTACATCAGTGTTAGAAGATGGTGACGTAAGTGGATCAATCCCTTTTTTCGTGTA is from Helianthus annuus cultivar XRQ/B chromosome 9, HanXRQr2.0-SUNRISE, whole genome shotgun sequence and encodes:
- the LOC110880187 gene encoding protein CHUP1, chloroplastic, whose translation is MANENRDIAPVLLKFGAALALSLGGAYYILIINKRSKASQSPPDNHCNTQVNSRSNHLHFDPSETDKHEELHQSNNTEFQCENMESPKGYSRAEKDKHEQEIKSLRNTVRILKERENNLEIELLEYYGLKEQESAVMELQNRLKLNNIEAKFFELKIESLQADIKRFEEQMADYKKVTADLEAARAKIKTLKKKIKSESEQNQKQILDFQQEVQKMQEDEHKIASELEELRKSNHDLEVENTDLAHRLDCVQILATSVLEDGDIEKVKEENENLKKQNEDLSKEIERLKTERCGDVEEAVYLRWINACLRYELRNYRPAPGKTTAKDLSRKLSPKSEEKAKQLIVEYADKEGGIDSEQWSISQASIITDSGEFDESFINDQLRHKNNNNTFFGKLMRVIKGKDSHSNSPNHHHHHRNHSRNSSVGKSESGGEDIMSTCSPSESQRLRTPSGGSKRLTHRHSDSSFYKHDDSGGSGNNSDRRRRSNSSGGHKSELTKYADALKDSREKSNFKSHKSSPTLCLF